The Oryza sativa Japonica Group chromosome 11, ASM3414082v1 DNA window AAGGAGAAACAAGAGAGCGGGAGTGTAAAATGATAAAGGATCGGAAGCATTCTCCCCTCTACTTTCTTTtactctagtattttttttatatcagAATTTAAACTATCATAGATCTGATTTAAAATTCATCTATAGTGTTATATTCATTttgattaaattaataattCAACACCCATATTGATCCCTACATTTTTAGTAGGCAAAACTTTACTTTATATCGTCTTCTATCCTTTTCATGCATCTTGTACCATATAAGCCAATAACAATTTGGTCAGAATCTCTAAACATTGTGTACGTTATTAACCATTAGAGATACCTATGATATCAATTACTAACAGTAAATTCCTACCAGAAAAGATATTGGCCCCCGTGTCTTTCTGCTTGGGGCAACAATGGTGGTGATTCAGGCTGCCACAACACCACCCGCCTCcttgcctcctcctccctctctacCGCCTGAGCGGGCCATTGGAAATCGTGTGGTTGCAAGGATGGTAGCGGCAGGGTCTTCTCCCTCTCTTGTTGGGCAACCGACAAGCAGCGAGCTGCGGGAGCCGACCCGGTTGCGTTGGCTTCCCCAGTGGTGGCGAAGGCAGAGGCAGCTGCGCAGGAGCCCAGGATGGTGGCGGTGACAGAGGCGATgaggtgtggtggtggtgggacgCCGGTTGCGCTGGCTTCCCCAGTGGTGGCGAAGGCAGAGGCGGCTGCGCGGGAGCCCAGGATGGTGGCGGTGACAGAGGCGATGAGGTGTAGTGGTGGTGGGACGCCAGGCATAGTGGAAAAAACCGGACCGGTGGTGGGACCCCTGTCGCCAGGTCGCAGCCGGATCTAGGCCTCCGCACCTAGCCATGAGATGGTGTCTGCAAGAGGCCAGACGGTTTGGTGACCGCGAGGGCGTCCAcgacggtggtggaggcggctgcATCAAAGTGTGACGGTGGTGGAACAACATCGGTTGTGTTACGGACGGATATGGGCTTCCATGCATAGATTTGTCCATGCATCGGCGGTTGTTTCGATGGGAGAGCGAGCATCGACGGGACGCGATAGTTGGGGCGTGACCATCTAGGGGCCCTGCACCTTGATCCCCGTTGGGGACTACACAGGCCCCATCCTCGGCAAGGTAAATGGTGCGATGTGAGGGAGACGAGGCCAACGCACGGTGGACGCATGCTGACAACAACCGTGGCCAAGGGCGAGTTCGCGTGCATGGAATTTGGGGATGTCTGAGAGCAGTTGCTGGCGACTACTCTCCACTCTACTCATGCTCATCCATCGATGATGGGATGTGGAGGGCAGCTTGGCAATGGGATGGGGCAGTGTAATGATGGCCAGCTGCAGCGGTGTGGACAGTTTTTCCCCTACTTGTGCCTTCTGGTGATGGGATGGGAGCGGGCATGGCAACTGTTTTGTCAAAGGGGCACATCAAGAACATAACACCGCCCGTTTTCTTGTCCTATCCATGTCAATTGACCACCACCTCCTTGACCTCCTCTCCCACCCCACAACGCCACCTCGGACCCGCCAACATGTGCCACATTGTCTCTGCAGCTCTTAGCTAGTACTTCTTGTTTCATAATAATAGTTTACAAACATAGGAAAATAATACTTTTATCAAACTGTATTTCAAGATCATTTTCAAACATAGAAAAATAATACTCATATCATTTTCAAATATCGATACCCAATACATAAACATAACATGTAACCAAAGTTTGAAATGAATTATCGACTTAAGGCAACTCCATAAATTCCATTTATTTGTGACTTGGTAGTACAAGGATTCTTCATTATTGACATACATACCCATGAAATATACCATTTACAGTATGGGGAGATCTATAGACGACTCGATATGTGACTTTGGCTCCATATAATAACATCTAGAAAGTCTTTTATTCAGTTTTCTCTTATAGACCAACAAAGAATACATATGGGAGCAAACAACTCGACATCTCAACACACACCTTGGACTCCAACTTCAGAAAGCTTAAATCAAGCAAAAGCAGCTATTGTATATATTCTTGAAAATATGGACCTGTGTAATTAATCCGCCGCTATATAAGAACGTCATATGAGACATTCGACACTAGATCAGTTTTAAGCATGTTCAGGGCCAGACTTGATAGTAGGATTCTATTTGGAGCCATCATGTTTTTCTTCACCTCCTTTCTTCCAGAAGAAAAGAATAACAACAAAGCCCAACACAGGTAAGAGAAGCAGGATGGCATCCTTGAATGTGCACCAATTCCGAGTACTGCCTGCCGCGTAGGCTCCCAGGAGGGCAAGCATGTCCAGCAACATGGCTGTGTGCATTGGCCAAAGAGGCAATTTATGTTCATCGCCCTTGGTCATCCTTCGAAGCAGCAAAACAATGACAGTGATGGATGCCATGAAGGAAGTGGAGTTGCTATAGAAAAAAGCATTGTACCGACGCTTGTCGATGTCGTAGAGGACCGGGTTGCCAGCAGAGTGCCCATTACCTTCATCCCTCCACAGGCCACCAGGTGGTTTTAGGCCCGTGAGGTAGGCCACACTCGCAGCCAATATTCCTGCTAGCATTAAGTACTTGGCCATCATGTCGGCTTTCTTTTTCATGTCAGCTTCCTGTTGATCTTGTGTTTGTCTTGGTGTGTCCATCATGCCATCTTCCTTGTTGGTTTGTTGATTTTGTGTTTGTTTTGACTGATGTTGATTTATGTTTGCACGTTGTCCACGACCGATGATTGCCACATAGACTACAGCTGCAAAAACTACCGTAACCAATATTAAGACAACGATGGAGGTTCGCAGATGCATCGAACTTCCAGCAGCATAGGCATCGATGAGGCCGAACATGCCCGCTACCATGCAGACAAAGAGCGCATAGCACTTTATGCCCGGCCCGTACAGATTTCGGTTGAGAAGGAGAATGATGAGAGCCACGGATGCCATGAAGCTTGCTGcattgcaataaaaaaatgCCTTGTAACGGATAGGGAACTTGTCTAGTAGGACAGGGAAGCCTGCACGGTGCCCAAACTCATCATTTTCCCAGAAGCCACCCGGTGGGGTCAAGCCGGCTTGGTAAGTGAGTGTTGCAGCCAAGATTTCAACAAGCAGCAACAACTCACGCTTCTTCTCCAACTGATGCTCCTTTATCTTGTCTTCCTCACCCTGCTTGTCCGACTTCTTTTCTAGTGTGGAGAAGAGAATGTGAATCACCACATAGATAAGGACACCACCAGCCAAGGCAACTGTGTAAATGGAAGTGCTTGTGTCCCTGCAACTTCCGACAGCGTACGCGCCTATGAGGCAAAACAAATCAAGTATCATGGCTGCCTCCAGTACATGGCTTCTAACTAGAAATTCATTCTGCAACATCACCATGATGACTAGGGATGCCACAAAAGCCACCGAGTTAAAATAGAAGAAGACCTTGTACCGCCTAGGGTGTGTTGTCAGGAGTATTGGGTCTCCACTGTGGCTAGCCCCATTGTCTGCCCAGAC harbors:
- the LOC9269815 gene encoding LOW QUALITY PROTEIN: uncharacterized protein (The sequence of the model RefSeq protein was modified relative to this genomic sequence to represent the inferred CDS: inserted 1 base in 1 codon; deleted 1 base in 1 codon), which gives rise to MAAPAVAGGSSQQNLTSSSGSSDDKQPSSSSPMECQLKKYLVLLATLVATVTYAAGLNPPGGSWLEDGGGGGRWQLAGDAILQDTNYWRYIVFYWFNAISFAASLVVVSLLFLLLHKGRPHQHQGTKLLTLTRAVMVVDLLALMGAYAAGTSHDKFTTIGAAALVSATAAYVIVFIVPTLTAKTTPPPPSXILMLIAIFVATDAYVAGLNPPGGFWRSTEAAGDPVLPGLHPIRYKFFFFSNAISFIASLLAITFNVYYEKLDLKRIKFPLYGLTVTAILGLGGAYAAGSCRDSRHTGYVLGLIVPVLVCIFLQWFLVGSNAISLPFGTRGSKQYNNDLDKPCELIQLLAILAAIVAYQAGIDPPGGVWADNGASHSGDPILLTTHPRRYKVFFYFNSVAFVASLVIMVMLQNEFLVRSHVLEAAMILDLFCLIGAYAVGSCRDTSTSIYTVALAGGVLIYVVIHILFSTLEKKSDKQGEEDKIKEHQLEKKRELLLLVEILAATLTYQAGLTPPGGFWENDEFGHRAGFPVLLDKFPIRYKAFFYCNAASFMASVALIILLLNRNLYGPGIKCYALFVCMVAGMFGLIDAYAAGSSMHLRTSIVVLILVTVVFAAVVYVAIIGRGQRANINQHQSKQTQNQQTNKEDGMMDTPRQTQDQQEADMKKKADMMAKYLMLAGILAASVAYLTGLKPPGGLWRDEGNGHSAGNPVLYDIDKRRYNAFFYSNSTSFMASITVIVLLLRRMTKGDEHKLPLWPMHTAMLLDMLALLGAYAAGSTRNWCTFKDAILLLLPVLGFVVILFFWKKGGEEKHDGSK